A genome region from Lucilia cuprina isolate Lc7/37 chromosome 3, ASM2204524v1, whole genome shotgun sequence includes the following:
- the LOC124419115 gene encoding uncharacterized protein LOC124419115 — protein MNSKLGLFMDKVDGEQNSIQQSLMDTIANFRSEMASCFKDIKSEIINCNKLIQHIDRSTTEKIAALEDENNMLHKRLNRGDIVVVGLPAGIIDFVDPIIKIGLIYNVPVLPVDINHAFYFKNQKAILFKFNNVFVRDRIMVEYFKTRALKLCDVIGGDIDSRIYLNDHHSPAAGRLNIVCKKLIRKKVISKFRILNGDRLQVRLTMSDGKNSICDSAECIALLNNGT, from the coding sequence ATGAATTCAAAACTTGGCCTGTTCATGGATAAAGTAGATGGTGAACAGAATTCAATTCAACAATCATTGATGGATACTATTGCCAACTTTAGGAGTGAGATGGCATCATGCTTTAAAGACATAAAATCGGAAATTATAAACTGCAACAAACTTATACAACATATTGATAGATCAACTACAGAGAAGATTGCTGCTTTGGAAGATGAGAATAACATGTTACATAAAAGATTAAATCGTGGtgacattgttgttgttggtttaccAGCTGGCATAATTGACTTTGTTGACCCCATTATTAAGATAGGGTTAATATATAATGTTCCTGTATTGCCTGTTGATATTAACCacgctttttattttaaaaaccaaaaggctattttgtttaagtttaataaCGTCTTTGTTCGTGATCGCATTATGGTCGAATACTTCAAAACCAGAGCTCTAAAATTATGTGACGTTATTGGTGGTGATATTGATTCACGCATTTATTTGAATGATCACCACTCCCCTGCTGCTGGTAGATTGAATATTGTTTGCAAGAAACTTATAAGAAAGAAAGTCATTAGTAAATTTAGAATATTAAATGGTGATAGACTACAAGTAAGGTTAACAATGTCTGATGGAAAAAATAGCATTTGTGACTCTGCCGAATGTATTGCTCTTCTTAACAATGGAACATAG